The Erythrobacter insulae genome window below encodes:
- a CDS encoding aldehyde dehydrogenase family protein produces the protein MVTQYKNLINGKLVDNGEWLDVINPATEQVIGQVPACGASELDSAVAAARAAFKTWKNTPIDERRAAIMAISGAIKENADELFRLLTAEQGKPHAQAKGEIFGAAGISAAQSTLDLEEEIIQDDETRLHRHRRVPVGVVGGIVPWNFPVMMAIQKIVPAMLSGCTIVLKPSPYTPLTTLRIAELIADKVPAGVVNIITGEDSLGPLITQHPDIDKITFTGSTATGKKIMEGASADLKRITLELGGNDASIVLPDADPKKVAEQLFWSSFQNAGQVCIAAKRVYIHEDIYDELSQAIADFAKTVTVGDGSEQGTGVGPIQNKKQYERVLELIEDAKDNGYKFLTGGDQDPSGTGYFVPLTILDNPPEDARIVAEEQFGPVMPLMKFSTEEEVIARANASEYGLAGAVWTGDTEKGVAIAEQLETGTVWINEFMHLSPFAPFGGHKQSGFGAEYGKEGLKEFTYPQVITVKRDNIVA, from the coding sequence ATGGTCACACAGTACAAGAACCTCATCAACGGTAAGTTGGTTGATAACGGCGAGTGGCTCGACGTTATCAATCCCGCAACCGAACAAGTGATCGGCCAGGTCCCGGCATGCGGAGCGAGCGAGCTGGACAGCGCGGTCGCCGCCGCGCGCGCCGCGTTCAAGACGTGGAAGAATACTCCGATTGATGAACGCCGTGCCGCGATCATGGCGATTTCCGGCGCGATCAAGGAAAACGCAGACGAGCTTTTCCGTCTGTTGACTGCCGAGCAGGGCAAACCGCATGCCCAGGCCAAAGGCGAAATCTTTGGCGCGGCAGGAATTTCTGCTGCGCAATCCACGCTCGATCTGGAAGAAGAGATCATTCAGGACGACGAAACCCGCCTGCATCGTCACCGCCGCGTACCGGTGGGCGTGGTCGGCGGCATTGTGCCGTGGAATTTCCCGGTCATGATGGCCATCCAGAAGATCGTTCCGGCTATGCTTTCGGGCTGCACGATTGTCCTGAAACCATCGCCCTACACCCCGCTGACAACGCTGCGCATTGCCGAATTGATTGCGGACAAGGTGCCGGCGGGCGTGGTGAACATTATCACTGGCGAAGACAGCCTCGGCCCGCTGATCACGCAGCATCCCGATATTGATAAGATCACCTTCACCGGTTCGACCGCGACGGGTAAGAAAATCATGGAAGGCGCCAGTGCCGATCTGAAACGGATCACGCTGGAGCTGGGCGGAAACGATGCGTCCATCGTATTGCCCGATGCCGATCCGAAAAAGGTTGCCGAGCAATTGTTCTGGTCAAGTTTCCAGAATGCAGGCCAAGTCTGCATCGCGGCCAAGCGGGTGTATATCCACGAAGACATCTATGACGAGCTGTCGCAGGCGATCGCCGATTTTGCCAAGACGGTAACGGTCGGTGACGGAAGCGAGCAGGGTACCGGCGTTGGCCCGATCCAGAACAAGAAACAGTATGAGCGCGTGCTTGAGCTGATCGAAGATGCGAAAGACAATGGCTACAAATTCCTGACCGGCGGCGACCAGGACCCTTCTGGTACCGGTTATTTCGTGCCGCTGACCATCCTCGATAACCCGCCCGAAGACGCGCGGATCGTGGCGGAGGAACAGTTTGGCCCGGTCATGCCATTGATGAAATTCTCCACCGAGGAAGAAGTCATCGCGCGCGCCAATGCGTCCGAATACGGGCTGGCCGGTGCTGTGTGGACCGGCGACACCGAGAAAGGCGTCGCAATTGCCGAGCAGCTCGAAACCGGCACGGTGTGGATCAATGAATTCATGCACCTGTCACCCTTCGCGCCATTTGGCGGCCACAAGCAATCGGGCTTTGGCGCTGAATACGGCAAAGAAGGCTTGAAAGAGTTCACCTATCCTCAGGTGATCACAGTGAAGAGGGACAATATCGTCGCGTAA
- a CDS encoding glutathione S-transferase family protein, with product MTDTAADLVLYGSPVSPFVRKAVAVCLEKDVTVDIEPVDVFNPPQWFRDISPMKRIPVLRDRSIAAEGVGGTIADSSAICGYIEKKHPSPTLYPADAFAYGRALFIEEYADTHLAAACGLGIFRPIFFNAMQGKDPDLAKARAAWAEDLPAILGYLDGALDGEDYFAGGALSIADISVAAVLMQIALVAHMPLDDFPALQAHFARISARPSIAGPFAKADGFIRKTLPDRFDLT from the coding sequence ATGACCGATACCGCCGCTGATCTTGTGCTTTATGGCAGCCCTGTTTCGCCCTTCGTTCGCAAAGCTGTGGCGGTCTGTCTTGAAAAGGATGTCACCGTTGATATCGAACCGGTCGACGTGTTCAATCCGCCGCAATGGTTTCGTGACATCTCACCGATGAAACGCATTCCGGTTCTGCGTGACCGATCAATCGCGGCGGAAGGCGTGGGCGGTACGATAGCCGATAGTTCGGCGATCTGCGGCTATATCGAGAAAAAGCATCCCTCCCCCACGCTGTATCCGGCCGATGCCTTTGCCTATGGCCGCGCGCTGTTTATCGAAGAATACGCCGATACGCATTTGGCCGCGGCCTGCGGGCTTGGCATTTTCCGCCCGATCTTTTTCAACGCAATGCAGGGCAAGGATCCCGATCTGGCAAAAGCGCGCGCGGCTTGGGCCGAAGACCTGCCCGCAATCCTCGGTTATCTGGATGGCGCGCTGGACGGCGAAGATTATTTCGCGGGCGGCGCGCTGTCTATTGCCGATATCTCGGTTGCTGCGGTGTTGATGCAGATCGCGCTGGTCGCGCATATGCCGCTGGATGATTTCCCGGCATTGCAGGCGCATTTTGCACGCATATCGGCGCGCCCTTCGATCGCGGGGCCGTTTGCAAAAGCGGATGGCTTCATTCGCAAGACCTTGCCCGATCGCTTTGACCTGACCTAA
- the mtnP gene encoding S-methyl-5'-thioadenosine phosphorylase produces the protein MASEWCIGIIGGSGLYNIEGLKDEQWIAIETPWGDPSDEVLCGSIEDVKVRFLPRHGRGHPISPSDLNSRANIDALKRAGCTDILAMSAIGSLREQIEPGRFAVVEQFIDRTSRRENTFFGSGFVTHVSMADPVCPRLSDMAAKAIAACKGKVAVRATYLAMEGPQFSTRAESLMYRQWGADVIGMTAMPEAKLAREAELPYALVGMTTDYDCWREGESVDVAQVVAQMQANGELARDMVARFIADLPAKREPSPIDFALDDAVITAPEEHDPAALARLDAVASRLLN, from the coding sequence ATGGCGAGCGAATGGTGCATCGGGATCATCGGCGGATCGGGCCTTTACAATATCGAAGGCCTTAAAGACGAACAATGGATCGCGATTGAAACGCCGTGGGGCGATCCGTCTGATGAGGTGCTGTGCGGCTCTATCGAAGACGTCAAAGTGCGGTTTTTGCCGCGCCATGGACGCGGCCATCCGATAAGCCCGAGCGATCTGAACAGCCGCGCCAATATCGATGCGTTGAAACGCGCAGGCTGCACAGATATTCTGGCCATGTCGGCGATTGGCTCCTTGCGCGAGCAGATCGAACCGGGGCGTTTTGCCGTGGTCGAGCAGTTTATTGACCGCACCTCGCGCCGCGAGAACACCTTTTTCGGCAGCGGTTTTGTGACACATGTTTCGATGGCCGATCCGGTTTGTCCGCGCCTGTCCGATATGGCAGCCAAAGCGATCGCCGCGTGCAAAGGCAAAGTCGCCGTGCGCGCAACATATCTGGCAATGGAAGGGCCGCAATTTTCAACTCGCGCGGAAAGCCTGATGTACCGCCAATGGGGCGCCGATGTGATCGGGATGACCGCCATGCCCGAAGCAAAACTCGCCCGCGAGGCTGAGCTGCCTTATGCGCTCGTCGGGATGACCACCGATTACGATTGCTGGCGCGAAGGCGAAAGCGTGGACGTGGCGCAAGTCGTCGCGCAAATGCAAGCCAATGGCGAATTGGCCCGCGATATGGTCGCCAGATTCATCGCTGATTTGCCTGCGAAACGAGAACCCTCGCCCATAGATTTCGCGCTGGACGATGCCGTGATCACCGCGCCCGAGGAACACGATCCTGCGGCTCTTGCCAGATTGGATGCGGTCGCGAGCCGGCTGCTGAACTAG
- a CDS encoding isochorismatase family protein, giving the protein MSKSEDAQSNYAGVFEGRIGFGQRPALILIDFVEAYFAPDSPLFADVQPALDAAIGLRDAARAAGVPVIYTNVVYHPSMRDGGRFAQKIGALASFAKGNPLGNWPAGLEPRADELIISKQYASCFFGTSLASTLAANGHDSLIITGLSTSGCVRATCVDACQHGFIPIVVEEAVGDRHADVHRANLFDMNAKYGDVVSLAEARAHFAEIGGAKG; this is encoded by the coding sequence GTGAGCAAAAGTGAAGATGCACAAAGCAATTATGCAGGCGTCTTCGAGGGCAGGATAGGGTTCGGGCAGCGCCCGGCCCTTATCCTCATCGACTTTGTCGAGGCCTATTTTGCACCCGATAGCCCATTATTCGCCGATGTTCAGCCGGCGCTTGATGCGGCGATTGGGCTGCGGGATGCAGCGCGGGCCGCCGGTGTGCCGGTGATCTATACAAATGTCGTATACCACCCTTCGATGCGTGATGGCGGGCGTTTCGCTCAGAAAATCGGCGCATTGGCGAGCTTTGCGAAGGGAAACCCGCTGGGAAACTGGCCTGCCGGGCTTGAGCCGCGCGCAGACGAGCTGATCATATCCAAGCAATATGCCAGCTGCTTTTTCGGCACCTCGCTGGCATCGACCCTGGCGGCCAATGGGCATGACAGTTTGATCATAACCGGGCTTTCGACCAGCGGATGTGTGCGGGCGACATGCGTGGATGCTTGTCAGCACGGCTTCATTCCGATCGTCGTGGAAGAAGCCGTGGGGGACCGGCACGCCGATGTGCACCGGGCCAATCTGTTCGATATGAACGCCAAATACGGCGATGTCGTCAGCCTGGCCGAAGCCCGCGCTCACTTTGCCGAAATCGGCGGGGCCAAAGGCTAG
- a CDS encoding TonB-dependent receptor has protein sequence MSILKSVLAAGVATGAVLVANPAMAQQAEAGATENDSQNDNAIIVTARRQSETLGEVPSSVTVFTADAIQKTGIERADEFVQLTPGVTIVTGTAEAGDTQINIRGINGARDAESSVALVVDGILKTNTAQLNQDQGTLRQIEILKGPQGALYGRNAAAGAIVIQTLKPSDFLEGGIQVSAAEDNTYAASGYISTPVGENAGLVLSGNYRTTDGFFFNSFLNDNVVDDQETWSVDGRFVADLGARTEIDIKARYADLKGASINYNTSFHLPNFAAFNPAFFEDVNDHPFDFYGNIRPVNEQQTFEVSAKIEHEFDAVTLTAWALYSDVDQLLVADGTSADFARFTFPTGTQAAADASAACFQSTANLTGFPLNQPTFIGTSPVPFIFDPANGSTFGGFSPTTCDGTQLQTRQQSDISGEIRLASNTDSPLQWQVGAYYLHIDRETGVSLGADLGQGVSRELFNGPNSFNPTTQLYNDDFSTDVYAAFFALDYEVTDRFEIGVAGRYDIEDRSVSSLVPTAIDPFSATGGPINPGQAFGAIPDQAESFQQFQPKISLRYEVADDLNLYANWGIGFKSGGFNNQGSAAIVDQAFNQFIGTNVLIEDVYDKETSSAFEAGFKGELANGRLTFDIAGYYTEIDDMQFFEFFVGAFGLLRVVSNIDEVEVYGAEANVNFELIPGWDIFGAVNVTESEILANASRPSTVGNKSPYTSDYTINIGTQIVAPLADTFDLLLRADYRITGPTWFHTVQDDTSPTLFSGLLPGSTVALPAIFGQADYSVTQREAFGVLDLRVGLEGDRWRVTAFADNLLDRNYLNEVIPAIEFGGSFISPGGRQRFGVEVGYDF, from the coding sequence ATGAGTATTCTAAAATCCGTATTGGCCGCTGGTGTTGCAACCGGGGCTGTCCTTGTCGCTAACCCGGCCATGGCACAACAAGCCGAAGCAGGCGCGACTGAAAATGACAGTCAGAATGATAACGCCATTATCGTTACCGCGCGTCGTCAGTCCGAAACGCTGGGCGAGGTTCCAAGTTCGGTGACGGTGTTCACCGCTGACGCTATCCAGAAAACAGGGATCGAGCGCGCTGATGAATTCGTTCAGCTGACGCCGGGCGTCACCATTGTGACAGGCACCGCGGAGGCGGGCGATACCCAGATCAACATTCGCGGCATTAACGGCGCGCGCGATGCAGAAAGCTCCGTTGCGCTGGTCGTTGATGGAATTCTCAAAACCAACACCGCGCAATTGAACCAGGATCAAGGCACACTGCGCCAGATCGAAATCCTGAAAGGCCCGCAAGGCGCGCTTTACGGACGTAACGCTGCGGCGGGCGCGATCGTGATCCAGACGCTCAAGCCTTCGGATTTTCTTGAAGGCGGCATTCAGGTGTCGGCTGCGGAAGACAACACTTACGCCGCCAGCGGTTATATCTCGACACCGGTTGGCGAAAATGCCGGTCTGGTCCTGTCGGGCAATTACCGCACGACCGACGGTTTCTTCTTCAACAGCTTCCTGAACGACAATGTCGTTGATGATCAGGAAACGTGGTCGGTCGATGGTCGGTTCGTTGCCGATCTGGGCGCCCGCACAGAGATTGATATCAAAGCGCGTTACGCCGATCTCAAAGGCGCATCGATCAATTACAATACCTCGTTCCACCTGCCGAATTTTGCCGCATTCAACCCGGCATTTTTCGAAGACGTGAATGATCATCCGTTCGATTTTTACGGCAATATCCGCCCCGTCAACGAACAGCAGACTTTCGAAGTTTCAGCCAAGATCGAGCATGAATTCGATGCTGTCACGCTGACCGCTTGGGCGCTGTATAGTGACGTGGACCAATTGCTGGTGGCTGATGGCACATCGGCTGACTTTGCCCGTTTCACATTTCCAACCGGAACGCAGGCCGCCGCAGATGCATCTGCCGCGTGTTTCCAGTCCACTGCAAATCTAACCGGTTTCCCGCTTAACCAGCCGACCTTTATCGGTACATCGCCTGTACCGTTTATCTTCGATCCGGCGAACGGTTCGACTTTCGGCGGGTTTAGCCCGACGACGTGTGATGGCACTCAGCTGCAAACACGCCAGCAAAGCGATATCAGCGGCGAAATCCGCCTCGCTTCAAACACCGACAGTCCGCTGCAATGGCAGGTTGGCGCGTATTATCTGCATATCGACCGCGAAACCGGTGTCAGCCTGGGTGCCGATCTGGGGCAGGGCGTCTCGCGCGAGCTGTTTAACGGGCCGAATTCGTTCAACCCGACGACCCAGCTTTATAATGATGACTTTTCGACCGACGTATATGCGGCGTTTTTCGCGCTCGATTACGAAGTGACTGACCGGTTTGAAATCGGCGTTGCTGGCCGGTACGATATCGAAGATCGCTCGGTCAGCAGCCTTGTTCCCACGGCCATCGATCCATTCAGCGCAACTGGCGGTCCGATCAATCCGGGTCAGGCGTTTGGCGCGATCCCGGATCAGGCGGAATCGTTTCAGCAATTCCAGCCCAAGATTTCGCTGCGTTACGAAGTTGCCGATGATCTGAACCTCTATGCCAACTGGGGCATCGGATTTAAGTCCGGCGGTTTCAACAATCAGGGCTCGGCCGCGATTGTGGATCAGGCGTTCAACCAGTTTATCGGCACCAATGTTCTGATCGAGGATGTCTATGACAAAGAGACATCGAGCGCATTCGAAGCCGGTTTTAAGGGTGAATTGGCCAATGGCCGTCTGACCTTCGACATTGCGGGTTACTACACCGAAATCGACGATATGCAGTTCTTCGAATTTTTCGTTGGTGCATTCGGCCTGCTGCGGGTGGTTTCCAACATTGACGAAGTCGAAGTGTACGGGGCGGAAGCCAACGTGAACTTTGAACTGATCCCCGGCTGGGATATCTTTGGCGCAGTCAACGTGACCGAAAGCGAAATCCTCGCCAATGCGTCACGGCCAAGCACAGTCGGCAACAAATCGCCTTACACATCGGATTACACGATCAATATCGGCACACAGATCGTCGCGCCTTTGGCGGACACATTCGATCTGTTGCTACGCGCCGATTATCGCATCACCGGCCCGACCTGGTTCCACACGGTGCAAGATGACACGTCACCGACGCTGTTTTCCGGTCTGCTGCCGGGATCGACCGTCGCCCTGCCGGCCATCTTTGGCCAAGCAGATTATTCGGTGACCCAGCGCGAAGCGTTTGGTGTGCTTGATCTGCGGGTCGGATTGGAAGGGGACCGCTGGCGCGTTACCGCGTTTGCGGATAACCTGCTCGATCGCAATTATCTCAATGAGGTTATTCCGGCGATTGAATTTGGCGGATCGTTCATTTCGCCCGGCGGACGCCAACGCTTTGGTGTGGAAGTCGGCTACGATTTTTAA
- a CDS encoding GntR family transcriptional regulator — MTRASDLAYSKIRSFLLAGDARPGDQVTEEQFAEITGVSRTPVREAMRRLETEMLLVRSPSKRIFVADWSRDDIDEMFTLRQMLEGHAASRAASRLESDEIDRLEEVNKQLHEAVEQAPPDIVRFLDANRLFHGIITDAAHSPRLGQILAMLVEQPVVLSTARQYSVADLKQSARDHDELIAAFRARDASWAEAVMASHLRRAFHTFADAAETRAEAAE; from the coding sequence ATGACCCGCGCTTCCGACCTTGCCTATTCGAAAATCCGGAGCTTTTTGCTCGCCGGGGATGCGCGCCCTGGCGATCAGGTAACCGAAGAACAGTTTGCCGAAATCACCGGGGTCAGCCGCACTCCGGTACGCGAAGCAATGCGCCGTCTCGAAACCGAGATGTTGTTGGTGCGCAGCCCGTCAAAACGGATTTTCGTCGCCGATTGGTCGCGCGATGACATCGATGAAATGTTCACCCTGCGCCAAATGCTTGAAGGCCACGCCGCCAGCCGCGCGGCAAGCAGGCTGGAAAGCGATGAGATAGATCGGCTGGAAGAGGTGAATAAACAGCTGCATGAAGCAGTCGAGCAAGCGCCGCCCGATATTGTCCGGTTTCTTGATGCGAACCGGCTGTTTCACGGGATCATCACCGATGCCGCGCATTCACCGCGCCTTGGCCAAATCCTGGCAATGCTGGTCGAACAGCCAGTCGTTCTAAGCACGGCGCGGCAATATTCTGTTGCGGATCTTAAACAGTCGGCGCGTGACCATGACGAGCTGATCGCGGCCTTTCGCGCCCGCGATGCCAGCTGGGCCGAAGCCGTGATGGCAAGCCACCTTCGCCGCGCTTTTCACACGTTCGCAGACGCCGCAGAAACCCGCGCCGAAGCCGCCGAATAA
- a CDS encoding CaiB/BaiF CoA transferase family protein: protein MAQGALEGLRLIEMGQLIAGPFCGQLMADHGAEVIKVEPPKVGDAMRNWGQGIPLWFSVVARNKKSITLNLREKEGQEIVRKLAAKADFLLENFRPGTLEKWNLGWDELHALNEALIMIRVSGYGQSGPYSSRAGYGGIGEAMGGMRYIAGEPDRPPSRAGLSIGDSLAATYACLGALMALNHRHNTGKGQVVDSAIYEAVLAMMESTVPEYTVANHIRERTGSILPKVAPSNVYPTKDGSVLVAGNQDSVWKRMATMMGQPELGDDPRYNSHMARGERQTELDDLIGEWTKTYTSKEVLDLCEQHGVPAGNMYRAPEMLEDPHFAAREAIIAVPHPRHENFKMQNVAPRLSETPGHVDWVGPDLGQHNEEIFGELLGMDSRTMSDLIERGII from the coding sequence ATGGCTCAGGGTGCTCTTGAAGGATTGCGGCTGATTGAGATGGGGCAGCTAATTGCGGGCCCGTTTTGCGGACAGTTGATGGCGGATCACGGCGCCGAAGTTATCAAGGTAGAGCCGCCGAAAGTCGGCGATGCCATGCGCAATTGGGGACAGGGCATCCCGCTGTGGTTTTCTGTCGTTGCCCGCAACAAGAAATCCATCACGCTGAATTTGCGCGAAAAGGAAGGGCAGGAAATTGTCCGCAAACTCGCTGCAAAGGCCGATTTTCTGCTCGAGAATTTCCGTCCGGGCACGCTTGAAAAATGGAATCTCGGCTGGGATGAACTCCATGCGCTGAACGAAGCGCTGATCATGATCCGCGTGTCGGGCTATGGCCAATCCGGACCCTATTCCAGCCGCGCGGGCTATGGCGGCATTGGCGAGGCGATGGGCGGGATGCGGTATATTGCCGGTGAGCCGGACCGCCCGCCAAGCCGTGCGGGCCTGTCGATCGGGGATTCGCTGGCGGCGACCTATGCGTGCCTTGGCGCGTTGATGGCGCTTAATCACCGGCACAATACGGGCAAGGGCCAAGTCGTCGATTCCGCGATTTATGAAGCGGTGCTGGCGATGATGGAATCGACCGTGCCGGAATACACCGTGGCCAATCATATTCGCGAACGCACAGGCTCGATCCTGCCCAAGGTCGCGCCCTCGAATGTCTACCCGACAAAGGACGGCAGCGTGCTGGTTGCGGGCAATCAGGACAGCGTCTGGAAACGGATGGCGACGATGATGGGTCAGCCCGAGCTGGGCGATGATCCGCGCTACAATTCGCACATGGCGCGCGGCGAGCGCCAGACCGAGCTGGACGATCTGATCGGTGAATGGACCAAGACCTATACCAGCAAGGAAGTGCTTGATCTATGTGAGCAGCACGGTGTTCCGGCGGGTAATATGTACCGCGCGCCAGAGATGCTGGAAGATCCGCATTTTGCCGCGCGCGAGGCCATTATCGCGGTCCCGCATCCGCGCCACGAAAACTTTAAAATGCAAAATGTCGCGCCGCGTCTGTCGGAAACGCCGGGCCATGTCGATTGGGTTGGCCCCGATCTGGGTCAGCACAACGAAGAGATATTCGGCGAGTTGCTCGGCATGGATTCGCGCACGATGAGCGACCTCATCGAGCGGGGCATTATCTAA
- a CDS encoding hydroxymethylglutaryl-CoA lyase produces the protein MAQESIELVEVGPRDGLQNEPDIIGTSDKLALIERMIDYGARRLEIASFVHPKRVPQMADAEDVIAGLPDRKDVTYIGLTLNKRGVMRGLATREGGKRGIDQAGCVLVASDTFGQKNQGQTIAEGIAENRDMIRFAKAEGLRVQVTISAAFGCPFEGEVKPETILAIAEEMAAESPEEIALADTIGVGVPAQVEDLFGRLSELLDGRIPMRCHFHDTRGTGIANAWSAYKAGVRSFDASLGGLGGCPFAPKATGNIATEDLIYMMERSGVATGINLDAAIAANRGFAHTLGRELPSRVARAA, from the coding sequence ATGGCGCAAGAAAGCATCGAACTGGTTGAAGTTGGCCCGCGTGACGGGCTCCAGAACGAGCCGGATATTATCGGCACGTCCGATAAGCTCGCGCTGATCGAGCGGATGATCGATTATGGCGCGCGGCGGCTTGAGATCGCCAGTTTTGTCCACCCGAAACGCGTTCCGCAAATGGCCGATGCCGAAGACGTGATCGCCGGATTGCCTGACCGCAAAGATGTGACTTACATAGGTCTGACATTGAACAAACGCGGCGTGATGCGCGGCCTCGCCACGCGCGAAGGCGGAAAGCGCGGGATCGATCAGGCCGGTTGCGTTCTGGTCGCCAGCGATACGTTCGGTCAGAAAAATCAGGGCCAAACCATCGCGGAAGGGATCGCGGAAAACCGCGACATGATCCGTTTCGCCAAAGCCGAGGGCCTGCGCGTGCAGGTGACGATCAGCGCCGCGTTCGGGTGTCCATTCGAAGGCGAAGTGAAACCGGAGACGATCCTGGCTATTGCCGAAGAAATGGCCGCCGAGAGCCCGGAAGAGATCGCGCTTGCCGATACGATCGGGGTCGGCGTTCCGGCGCAGGTCGAGGACCTGTTCGGTCGCCTGTCAGAATTGCTCGACGGGCGTATCCCGATGCGCTGTCATTTCCATGATACGCGCGGCACCGGCATTGCTAATGCATGGTCTGCTTATAAAGCCGGTGTGCGCAGTTTCGATGCCTCTCTTGGCGGGCTGGGCGGATGCCCGTTTGCGCCAAAAGCGACAGGAAACATCGCGACTGAGGACCTTATCTACATGATGGAGCGTTCAGGTGTTGCGACCGGGATCAATCTCGATGCGGCAATCGCTGCCAATCGGGGTTTCGCACACACACTTGGTAGAGAATTACCCTCGCGCGTGGCGCGGGCTGCATGA